The Microterricola viridarii nucleotide sequence TGGGCGCCGAACTCCTCGAAGCCGAACTGCAGCAGCCAGTCGATCGAATTGTCGCGGTCAGCGATGAACCCGTCCAGGCTGCAGGCGACGTAGTACTGAGTAGTCATGCACCCAGCCTAGAAGGGGCCTCCGACATCGGCGAGGGGGCATCAGCTGTCTGGCTGCACGACCCGGTCTTGGTCCCAGGGCTCGGCCCAGCCCAGCTCGTCGAACAGGCGCGCCAGCACGAGCGCGGTGAAGCCCCAGACCAGGCGTCCGCCGACGGTGAATGCCGGCATCCGATACTCCCCGTGCACGGTCACTGCCCTGTTCGCCGGGTGCACCAGCTCGGCGACGGGAACGCGGAACACCTCCACCGTCTCGGCATGGTCGATCGCGACGACCTCGGAGGGCCGGGTCCACCAGGCGAGCACCGGGGTGACGAGGTGGTTGCTCACCGCCAGCGGGATCTCCGGCAGGGTGCCCAGGGTGCGCACCCCTCCCGGGTCCACACCCGTCTCCTCGACGGCCTCAC carries:
- a CDS encoding NUDIX hydrolase, with the protein product MHPSPDGPLADLEALAARSLDWSSTRIRSLPDAGHARHAAVLVLFGVLDDVPAATGGRVPQDLDVLLVRRASTLGSHPGQIAFPGGRLDETDADATAAALREAVEETGVDPGGVRTLGTLPEIPLAVSNHLVTPVLAWWTRPSEVVAIDHAETVEVFRVPVAELVHPANRAVTVHGEYRMPAFTVGGRLVWGFTALVLARLFDELGWAEPWDQDRVVQPDS